CATGAGAAGGACACCCTGGAGGCCGTGCTCCAGGCCCGCGCCAGCGCGACGCAGGCGCAGATCAACGTCAACGGCGACCCGACCAACGCCAAAGAGATGGCCAAGCTCGCACAGGCCGAGGGCCAGCTCACCGGTGCGCTGGGCCGACTTATGGCCGTCGCCGAGGCCTACCCCGACCTCAAGGCCAACGAGAACATGATGCAGCTCAGCGAAGAGCTCACGACCACCGAGAACAAGGTCGCGTTCTCCCGACAGGCCTACAACGACGGCGTCCTCACCTACAACGAATACAAGAAGACCTTCCCGCCCGTCATCTTCGCCAACATGTTCGGCTTCGACGATGCGGAATACTTCGAGATCGAAGAGCCCGCGCAGCGCGAAGCACCGAAGGTGTCGTTCTAAGGGTTCATCCAAACGTGAGTTCGGCAGGTAGGGCAGGCATTCCTGCCTGTCACAGGCCGAAGGCCTGATCGATCACCGGGCACCGAATCTCGGCTGCGCCGAAAGACAGGCAGGAATGCCTGCCCTACGAACCGCTCCCCATGGCCGCTGACTTTTTCGAACAACAACACGTCGCCCGCAAGAAGACCGGCCGGCTGGTCATCCTCCTCATCCTCGCGATGGTCGGGATCGTAGTGGTGACCTACCCGATCATCGCCATCGCGCTGATGCTC
The sequence above is a segment of the Phycisphaeraceae bacterium D3-23 genome. Coding sequences within it:
- a CDS encoding LemA family protein, which translates into the protein MPYLIAGIVLAVVVVILIIWVVKIYNRLVQLRERCKNSFSQIDVQLKRRHDLIPNLVETAKGYMAHEKDTLEAVLQARASATQAQINVNGDPTNAKEMAKLAQAEGQLTGALGRLMAVAEAYPDLKANENMMQLSEELTTTENKVAFSRQAYNDGVLTYNEYKKTFPPVIFANMFGFDDAEYFEIEEPAQREAPKVSF